The proteins below are encoded in one region of Salmo salar chromosome ssa02, Ssal_v3.1, whole genome shotgun sequence:
- the LOC106581796 gene encoding uncharacterized protein, with protein MNSFLQNEENARAVENAIRKAVNTVMDVIYNMNSSTILEYERKVAERDKENETLKCKLKKAEDELTAFRVGLSFEFSALSPGRDFGKPMCNENEVGSETDWRMDFPSLNAGTPGLSAERTRGQSPSASPVTSPVIKEEPADTGSFYIKWEMSEESIAEQQEGLGPMHVLGKESDGTSSVAGSQSPGDRRSELSEETSTERVKRRLSSAETQRQYRERIRADPEKLRAYKERAKCREDDDDDEDWISNFHVPWQQTPESLRRAIAEGRRVEAADRRLMVRITVDAMRVHCLNPNKKVCSEIAKTIVSEYPESFADLSKEGELLSRRYSSLLTQIKTRVEHVNRNTENRIRRPKTSKKGENGNRQVKTARTKVDSYGCINWHPQDLPEGETPDSLENKRQIMATIFNSASPRGVDRGDVDEFMRLTYINQRHMINAWPAPSIGDVKEQWPFLFTKRWLCAHFHMLTGVEIDRCLRDSLQSKGKTIVNFFRSQKPNWRRGIQSLLNDIEGDVSGNLTACAAILLVLSHFREKEDSLFLLADVNDTQMDVESQLHLPATPRLIMLGSSLLASSKWMVSIEGRVVCVLENQSDFAAALSVLFGCFYVFNTEYQETASATLELIQRFLVGINPNEGTKCSSYLDSEAGVSRRTGRVVQRKADAVATFLKDLTEFEW; from the exons ATGAATTCCTTTTTACAAAACGAAGAAAACGCTCGTGCAGTGGAAAATGCTATCAGAAAAGCGGTAAATACTGTCATGGATGTTATTTACAATATGAACAGCAGCACAATACTGGAATATGAAAGGAAGGTGGCCGAGAGGGACAAAGAAAATGAAACGCTTAAATGTAAGCTTAAAAAAGCTGAAGACGAATTAACAGCATTTCGAGTAGGCCTATCCTTTGAATTTTCTGCACTTTCACCAGGAAGAGATTTTGGGAAACCGATGTGCAATGAGAACGAGGTGGGAAGCGAAACTGATTGGAGAATGGATTTCCCCA GTCTCAATGCAGGGACTCCTGGGCTTTCAGCAGAGAGAACCAGAGGCCAGTCCCCATCAGCCAGTCCAGTCACCAGCCCAGTGATAAAAGAGGAGCCTGCTGACACTGGGTCCTTCTACATCAAATGGGAGATGAGTGAGGAGAGCATTGCGGAACAACAGGAGGGCTTAGGCCCGATGCACGTCTTGGGGAAAGAGTCTGATGGAACGTCTTCTGTTGCTGGTAGCCAGAGTCCAGGCGATAGACGTTCAGAACTGTCTGAGGAGACATCGACAGAGCGTGTGAAAA GGAGGCTGTCAAGCGCAGAAACACAGCGGCAATACAGAGAGAGAATCCGTGCTGACCCTGAGAAGTTGCGGGCCTACAAGGAGAGGGCAAAATGCAG ggaggatgatgatgatgatgaggattggATCAGCAACTTTCATGTCCCTTGGCAGCAGACACCTGAAAGCCTCAGGCGAGCCATTGCAGAGGGACGAAGAGTCGAGGCGGCAGATAGGCGGCTGATGGTGAGGATCACCGTTGATGCAATGCGTGTACACTGCCTCAACCCCAACAAGAAAGTATGTTCAGaaattgccaaaactatagtttcagAATATCCAGAGAGCTTTGCAGACCTGTCAAAAGAAGGGGAACTGCTTAGCAGAAGGTACTCCTCCTTGCTCACCCAAATAAAGACCAGAGTGGAGCATGTGAACCGGAACACTGAAAATAGAATACGCAGACCCAAGACGAGCAAAAAAGGGGAAAACGGCAACAGACAAGTCAAAACAGCAAGAACAAAAGTGGACAGTTATGGGTGCATCAACTGGCACCCACAGGACCTTCCGGAAGGAGAGACTCCTGACTCCCTGGAAAATAAGAGACAGATTATGGCCACCATTTTCAACAGTGCAAGCCCCAGAGGTGTGGACAGGGGAGACGTGGATGAATTCATGAGGCTTACGTACATTAACCAACGCCACATGATAAATGCATGGCCAGCCCCAAGCATTGGTGACGTCAAGGAACAATGGCCTTTTCTTTTTACCAAGAGATGGCTCTGCGCCCACTTCCACATGCTCACTGGAGTTGAGATCGACCGCTGCCTCAGGGACTCTCTCCAGAGCAAAGGAAAGACCATTGTCAATTTCTTCCGAAGTCAGAAACCCAACTGGAGGAGAGGCATCCAAAGTCTCCTCAATGACATTGAAGGTGACGTCAGTGGAAACCTCACAGCCTGTGCTGCCATTCTTCTGGTGCTGTCCCActtcagagagaaagaggactctctcttcctcttggcTGAT GTGAATGACACACAGATGGATGTAGAGTCTCAGTTGCATTTGCCGGCCACTCCAAGACTTATCATGCTTG GGAGTTCCCTGCTGGCTTCATCTAAGTGGATGGTGTCGATCGaggggagagtggtctgtgtTTTGGAAAATCAGTCCGACTTTGCTGCTGCCCTCTCTGTGCTCTTCGGATGTTTCTACGTGTTCAATACAGAGTACCAGGAGACAGCCTCAGCAACACTGGAGCTTATTCAGAG